The Microcystis panniformis FACHB-1757 region ATAGGCGAAGGGTTCGGCCACTTGAGCTAAACTGACATCGGTAGGGAAAAGAATACTTCCTAATACGATCACGCTCAGGGTTTCGATCGATCTTTTCATGAGATACTCCGATCAACTGAATCGATAATTAATTGTTAAAAACGAGAGAAAAACTCGATAAATTTAGACAGATTACCGAGAGGATTAAATCGTTCCCGAAAAGTCAAGTGATCAACTGTCCGGGGCCCGCTACCAGCAAGACAATTAACTGTTCTCCCAACCTCAACACTACTCGTTCACCTCGGAAGCGGGAACCTGTACGGAGAAGTCGCCGCACTGGAGGGTCAGTTTTCCGGGGTTATTAAACTGATTGCCGCGCACCAATTGCGGATCCGCCGGACGCGTCTGACCGGGATTGGTATTCTGACAGATAATCGTCGTGATTTTCGGGTCTTGGTTAGGAGTGATAAAAGCCGCACCCACATAAGCTTTTAGCTGATTGCTGACGGTTGAGCGAGCGGGGATAACGTAGCTATAGGCGGCCTCGGAAGTGGTGCGAATGGCATAATCAAAGGTTTTCGGCAAAGTAACCCCGAAATCTTCTTGAACATTGTCAACTTGCGCTCGAAAATTCCCGTTATTCTGATAATAGGTGCGCTGTCCCTCGGTCATCTTGGCGACGGCTTGCAAAGCGGCGTTTTGGTCTTGAGCGATCGAATTACCTGTTTGACTTAGAGTCAGATTGCCTGTAGCGAGGAGAGCGAGAGAACTAAAAAGGAAAGCGAGGGAAAAATGTCGGTTAGGTTTTCTCATGGGATATTCAAGGCTAATAAATCTTTAAAAAGGTGCGGTCACGACCCGATAGTAAACCCCGTTAGCACCGTAGGCGGGACTTAACCAAGCCGTACCGCAGCGGTAATAAGTGCTTGTACCAACTGGGTTATAAACGCATCCCCCTGGGAGGTTAGTATAGATCGCTCCGAGGGCGTAGGCACTGCCCGCCGCAAATCCTGCATTGTAGGATTCCGCTTGATTGGCAGTGGCAGCCGTGGCGCCGAGGGCGACTCCTGTGGTGGCCGCCGCTCCAGCTGCGGCCCAACCACCGCAGTTATAACAGCCCGCACCGTAGTAACTATTGACAACGGTGGGCGGATGATAGGTGGCGTAGGTGCCGCCGTAGTAGGTGCCGTGATAGCCATAAACTGAGGTTCCGTAGGGGGTAGTACCGCTCCAAGAACCGTCACCACCGGAGGCCGAGCCACCCCGATAGCCGTTGACACCCCAAGAACCATCGTCCCCGGAGGCAGTGGTGCCACGGAATCCCGTCCCACTCCAAGAACCGTCACCACCGGAGGCCGAGCCACCCCGATAGCCGGAGGCACTCCAAGAACCATCACCCCCGGAGGCGGTACCGCGAAAACCGGAGGCACTCCAAGAACCTCCCCCGGCATGGAACCAAGCGGCGGCCGGTGAGGAAGCAAGCAGTATAGTGGTTAGAAAACCCATGACACTAAAAACGAGATTTTTCATCGGAAATTTTGGGTCTGAAACCCCGCCGTAGAACGGCGGCTTTACGTTAGAATTAAAAGGCCAGTCTCGAAAACCAAGTGGACGGCGCAGCACCTTGAAAACTCGGCTTAGGGGGTTCCGACCAGAAAAGCTTGGCCGGGTAAAAAGTCGCGCGCAACAAGTACAAGAAGCTATAGGCGGTCAACGTACCGTGGGACACAGGGAATCGGGCTTCTGAAATGGGGCGAAAGTCTGTGGACTCTGTGTAAGACAGTACATGGTTTTTTAACTGTGGTATGCGACGGTGGTGGAAGCAGAAACTTAAATCGTGAGGTTTAGGAATCGCCGCCCTAAAAGTGCGGCGAGGATGTCAACAGCGAAATCCTCCAGATATTTAAGGTTGGGGAGAGGGAGCTAAAGCCGGGGGTTCGGGACGAGCGAAAGGAATCGGTTTAGCTTGATTGCTATTAGTAAAGGTAAAGGTGTTCGGAGCGTTCGGAATATCGAGTTGCCAGTTATCAAAGGCGACCTGATGACGAAGACGGGCGGGATCGTCGCGATAGACGGCGCGGATCATGCGGGGCAGTTTATCTTCGACCCCGATCCACAATTGGGCAAAAATTTTGTTATTAGCGATCGCTATCATCTTGGTGGTGGTTCCTCCCACCACTTGCGATTGTCCGATCAAGAAGGCATAGGTCAAACCGGGGGCGATATCTTGGTAGGGATCGGCAACGATGATATCGGTAAAGGGGAAATAGATGGCGGCGGCATCGTAAGCCAATTTTAAAGCGGCATCGAGATTGTTAGGCGCTTTGGTGACAGCCACCAGATTTTCCGTTGGCAAATAGGCGGTAATAGTTTTGCCATCGTAGTAGAATTGGTTAGCCTGACCGTCTCCCGGACTAATCACCCTGAGCTTATTGGGCCGTTCCAGGGTGACATCGGCGATCGTTGTGTACACCAGAGGTGGGCCGATACGACTGGGACTCTCGTAGGTGATAGTGGCGGTAAAGGCCAGGGAACGAGCGGCACTTAAGCGATCGCTCATTTGCTTGAGAATTGCTAGGGCCTTGGGTTCAATTTTTGGGGGAGTTTCTGCTGAGACCGGGGAAACGATTCCCAGCCCAGAGGAGCTAATTAGACCCAGTAAAAGGATTTTTGGCAGAAAATTCATGGCAGCTCTGAAAATCTGGTTTTTGTTAATGTGCTTAGACTGCTCGCAAAAATAACCGAGGAATTATTAATTAAACTGGTGACTTGTTTTTTGATTGATTGATGGCTTTTACCGCTTCTCTTGCTGGAGAACCTCTATTTTATTCCTCAATTCTAAGATTTGGTTGTTTTCATCAGCAAAAGTTTATAAATTTGACCTGGGGGAAGTCAGGGCATTGTTCTGTCGAAAAAGAGTCACGAGTCGAGGTAATAGATGGTAGTTTTCACAATTTCGACATTCAATATAGCGTGTCATCAAAATTTTTCTTGCCATCTCACGCCAAAATCGCGATAATCTTCACAGTTTCCTTTCGCCGACTTGTTCTCTAATGAGATGAAATATATCCCCCTGCTTCGGGTTAATACTTTGTTACCCTTTGTTACGTTTCTTCATCGCATCGGTTCCCCCACGGAAAAATTATTAGAGGAGGTAAAATTACCCTTATTTGCGCTCGATCATCCCGAATCTTTAATCCCACGTCATCAGGCCTTCTCGTTGATCGAGAAAGCGGCGCACAGAGAAGGTATAGACAACTTAGGATTATTAGTAGGGAAGGCAACTTCGATCGCTGATTTAGGGACTTTCGGGCGAATTATTTGTCAGTCTTTGACTGTCTATGATGCTTTTAATACGGTCAAAAACATGATCACTGCTAACAATTCAGGGGAAATATTCTGGATTAAAGAACAGGAAGAAACCGCTTATTTTTGTCAGCGTTATCTCCACAATCAGGAGGTTAATTGTCATTATGCTGCCCAATTTGCTTCAAGACTGATGATCGAATTAGTTAGTATCGCCCTAGGAAAATTATGGCAGCCGCCGAAAATTTATCTTCAGGGTGAGCGGGGCTGCGACTTAAAAGATGAATCTTTAAGCAGAACTAAAATTCGTGCGGGAATGGGGTTTACTGCTATTGTTTTTCCTCGTTCTTTTCTGAGTTTACCTCTTAAATTTCCCGTAGCTTTAGATAATAAACCGAGTCAAAAAGATCGGGAAAATCTCTATTCTTCCTCCCCTGTACAGAATATAAGTGGCTCTTTAAAACAGGTGATTACTCCTCTTTTACCCAACGGTTATCCCGATATTAACTTAGCCAAAGAAATCACCGGCATGAGTGTCCGTACCCTACAAAGAAGGTTAGGAGAAGAAGGTTTAACCTATACTCAGGTAGTGGAAAAAATTCGTTTTGAGCAAGCAGTTTTGTGGCTGCAGGAACCCCAGATAAAATTAATTGATATTGCCATGGAATTAGGTTACAGTGATCCCGCCCATTTTACTCGCGCTTTTAAGCGTTGGACAGGATTATCACCTCGGGATTTTCGTCGTCAAAAATTGGCTAATTATCAATAGACCTCTAGAGGAGGGGTAAGGGGCCAGTGTTCTCGGAGTCTGGACAAGAAAACACCAAGAGATTGAACAAAATTAATTACACCTATGGAAGGGACTATTGCAAGAGTGCCTATCCTAACCAAAAAATTAAGGCTCTCTTGGTTTAGCTTGGTTAAATATGGCCTAGCATACAGTTTTTCTCAGGTGATCCCAGAAAGATTAAGGATAAACCACAGAGGCAGAAAGAACAAAGAGAGGAAGACAGATTCGAGCGGTAAAACTTATTTATCGAAAATTTGGGTTAAAACCCCGTCGTTTTACGACGGCTTTTCCTGATTTTTGATGTAGCACTTAAGAACTTCCAGTGGCGCACCTCTCAGTTATCAGTTATCAGTTATCAGTTATCAGTGGGTAAGTTATCAGTTATCAGATGTGAGTTTTTAAGTGTGCAGTATTAAATAAGTAGTCGTGCAAAATTAATTTCCTAGTGAAGATAGGCAAGAGGCAAGAGACAAGAGGCAAGAGGCAAGAGGTGGTTAGATATGTGTAATTAATTTTGCTTAGGTACTTAGAAGTTTCCTACTGTCTTTTTACTGATTACTGATCACTGATTACTAACCGACTTGACATTATTAACAGACCTAGTTAAAATAAATACAGACACACACATATTAACCCAATGAAAGCGAGGTATCAATACCGTATTTACCCAACAGACCAACAAAAGAGGCTTTTGTCTCATTTGTTCGGGTGTGTGCGTGTTGTCTGGAACGATACCTTAGCTTACTGTCAAGAACTCTATCGACAAGGGGAGAAAAAGCCATAATATACTGAGTTATCTAAAAGACTAACTCAAGTCAAGAAAACAGAAGAAAAACAGTGGTTAACCTGACTGACGGACACATTTTTCAATACAAAGACAAGTACTGTTATGTGAAAGCCTCAAACTCCTGAATAAAAGAAAAGGTAATTTTGCCATAATAATCCTGACGAGCTTTGCGAGAAGCAAAACAGGGAAAAGGGTCAACAGAAAATAAGTGGTCAAGTCGCAAGAAGGGACGCGCCTTATGAACAACTCCCGCCAGCCAACGTCAACCAATTTTCAAATAACTCAAACCACGCCGAAAATGAGCATCAACCTGACGGCGAGAGCCAGATTGTTGAACCGCCATGCCAGTTAAAGTAGCAAAGAGAATAGAAATGGCAACAATGAGATAGAGACGTTCTAAACAAGCAGCAGAGCGAACACGAGAATGTTCCCAGTCAAAAACGCCCGATTTACTGCCCTTGAAAGAGATGTTCAATGGGAAAACGAAGACCATACTGCCAGAAGGTGTCAAGGGTAGGAGGTTCATCGCTCAGAATTGCCCAATTATCCTTAACCCCTGGAACAGAGGCTAAAGCAAGATGAGCAGTGATTCTAGCCTCCTGCCAGACTTGAACGTTGCGATCAAAGCAGGCTTGCCGTTTGGGAGGATAGAGTTCTCTGACCTCATAGCCAAAACCCCGACGGCGAACACCGTAAATGAGGGTATCGCAAGGTAAGCGAAGACACCAATGCCAAGTATTTTTCCTGAGCCATTGAATTAATTGCTGATTGGCAAAGCCTCGGTCGGCTAACAGCATGACATTCTCAAAGCCCTGAAGATAGCCTTTGGCTCTGTCCAACAAGGGTTCGTATTTCTCAAAAGCTAGGCTGGCACTACCATGTTCTAATCCCATCCACATCAAGGGGACGGCTCTCCCCCCGCAGACCACCGCTAGATAGACAAAGCAGTATTGATTCCACAACAGAGTGGTATCTATTGCTAGATACAGTCTTTCCCCCTTCTCCTTCCAAGTCTCGATGGCTTTCAATATTAAGGGGATGTATATCTTTTCCACCGCTACTCTTCCATTCTGGCAAAAGCGATTCCACCGTCTCTGATAACTATTGGCTTGTTCGGCTCTGCTTTGTACAAAGGGTTCCCATCTGGCTTGATTGAGACTTTGACTACTGAGTAGGGCTGTCACCATCCAACTGAGGACGGTTAAATGTCTTTTATCCACAAATCGGCTTCCTTGTTCTAGATAGGAATAAACTTGGGAGAAGATTCTGTTCTCGGTTTTCATCTTGTAGGGATTCTTGCTTTTTCCCTATCTACCCAGATATTTTTCTTTTTGGCAACCCTTGTCTTGTCAGGTTTTGACCCACTTGTGTCCGTCAGTCAGGGCAAAGTATGTTCTTGATGCAGATATAGCTAGGGTTTGCTGAATAAATCTAAAAACCTTGTTGGGTAAGACTTTTAGACTTTTTGTCAATCAAAAAGTACCAGGTATGGGAGTGATCAGGGGGAAAATTCAGGTACTTTTTCCCTAAAAATTAGGTAATTGGCCACCTCAAAACCGGTAAAATCCCACACCCCACACCCCACACCCCACACCCTGCCCCCACCGAAAAACTTTTTCAGCAGACCCTAGCTAAATGCTTTGACCGCATTGACCATCAAAAACTGTTAGAAAAACTTAACACCTACCCAACCATGAGGAAACAAATCAAATCATGGTTAAAAGCAGGAGTCATAGACGACAAACAGTTATTCCCAACCTCAGAAGGTACACCGCAAGGCGGAGTGTTATCGCCATTATTGGCAAATATAGCACTTCATGGGTTAGAGGAATTGGTTATGAATCTAGCACCCTCATTTGACATGAAACGCAAAGACGGGACACAAATGAGTGTTAGAGACAAAATAAAATCAGTGACCTTAATCCGATATGCAGACGATTTTGTGGTACTACATGAAAACCTAGGGGTTATTCTCCTAATCAAAAAGGAAATAGAGGGATGGTTACAAAACATCGGACTTGAGTTAAAGGCTCTTCTGGTTTTCGTGTGTTAATTTTTGTTATGAATTAAAGCAAGCAAACAGCTTAAGTCGAAGATGTTCAAAATTGGTAAATCCATAACTCATTCTTTTAATAAGCTTTATTTTGGTATTCATTCCCTCAATTAATCCGTTGGTTGTCTGATTTTCAAAGTAATTACAAATACCTGGCAAATGCTTCTGGATCATCCTGGCACTACTTTCATATAATATCCCGCCTATTCTTATCCATTTTTCCAATTTTCTCTCAGCACCTCTGAACGTTCTACTACTTTGATAAATTTGTCTAATTTCTTCTTTCATTTCCCAGGCTATTCCTAAGCATGGATGTTCTTTCAGAATAACTTCTAGTTGTTGTTTTTGCTCGTCCTTTAAGTCCTCTTTATTCTTCCATAATAAATGAGGTAATCCTTTTTCATGCACCCCCATTAACTTTCTCAATTTATTAAGCTCGTCATTGATGATAGCCATTACATGAAAACGGTCATAGATGATTTTAGCATTGGGAAATAATTCCTTGATCACTGCTGTAAATCCTGACCACATATCGACGCTCACTTCTTTCACTTTCTCCCGAACTGCGTCTGGCTGTGCTTTTAAGGCTTCCATTAATTCTTCTTGCTTATGTCCTTTAATCACATCTAGTAAAATTTTCTTGTCCATATCTACGACCGTTGTGATGAAATCTTTATGTCCTTTTAAGTTACTAAATTCATCTAAGCTTATTCGTTCTGGTGCTTCCCACTCTTCCTTTTCTAGTTCTTTAGCACAGTGATTAAATATTAACTCAACTTCTGACCATCCTAACCCTTCTTCTCGACTTATTTCTTCGATGCTACAATTTTTTACTCTCTCATAAATCATCGATTCATAGCGAATTGTATGATGCTGTCTTAATCTCATAAAACTCAGTCTTTCGCTGATATACTTTTGGCACTTTTGACAATGAAACTGACGGCGTGGTACTTCTAAATATACTGGATTACCTAATATTGACAAGTCTCTGACTAGATTATACTCTGTCTGATTGATTCTGTCTAAGGTTTGATGGCAATTCGGACATTCAATTGTTTCATTTAAAAGAGCAAGCTTTAGGAAAATTGTCTGAGCAATTTTTTGATAATTGACCACTGTTACATTTGGTAAATCGAGGAGTTGATCAAAATTTATCCACATAACCCACCTCCTGTTCTGTGTTACTATTATACCATGCTCACACAGAACCTAGAAGAGCCAGTTAAAACCAAGTAAAACAAGAATAGCCCACACACTGAGAGAACATGAAAGCGAACAAGCTGGATTCGACTTTCTAGGGTTTAATATAAGACAATTTCCCGTCGGTAAATACACCTCGGGAAAAGTCAGAGGTAATCTGCTTGGTTTCAAAACAATAATAACCCCTAACAAAGAGAGTCAAATAAGACACTATAGAGAACTTAAACGCATCATAAACACCAGCAAGGGAGTCAACCAAGCTGAACTCATTAAAAGGTTAAACCCTGTAATAAGAGGATGGTGCAATTACTTCTCAACAGTGGTTAGTCAGAAAATCTTTGAAAGATTAACCCACATCCTAGGGCATAAACTCATCAAATGGGGGATAAAACGCCATCGAAACAAAGGAAGAAAGTGGATTTCTAAAAGACACTTTCACACAATAGGTGGCAATAACTGGGCTTTCACAACCAGAGAAGAAAATAATCCTCTAAGGTTGTACGAACATAGAGAAACGGAAATCCGACGCTATGTGAAGGTCAAAGGGAACGCCTCACCCTACGATGGAAACCTAGTTTATTGGAGTTCAAGAATGGGGACTCATCCCGAAATGCCAACAGAAATTTCAAAACTGTTGAAAAAGCAAAAAGGGAAATGTACTCACTGTGGACACTTCTTAAGAGATGGGGATTTAATGGAGATAGACCACATC contains the following coding sequences:
- a CDS encoding AraC family transcriptional regulator gives rise to the protein MKYIPLLRVNTLLPFVTFLHRIGSPTEKLLEEVKLPLFALDHPESLIPRHQAFSLIEKAAHREGIDNLGLLVGKATSIADLGTFGRIICQSLTVYDAFNTVKNMITANNSGEIFWIKEQEETAYFCQRYLHNQEVNCHYAAQFASRLMIELVSIALGKLWQPPKIYLQGERGCDLKDESLSRTKIRAGMGFTAIVFPRSFLSLPLKFPVALDNKPSQKDRENLYSSSPVQNISGSLKQVITPLLPNGYPDINLAKEITGMSVRTLQRRLGEEGLTYTQVVEKIRFEQAVLWLQEPQIKLIDIAMELGYSDPAHFTRAFKRWTGLSPRDFRRQKLANYQ
- a CDS encoding reverse transcriptase/maturase family protein translates to MLEKLNTYPTMRKQIKSWLKAGVIDDKQLFPTSEGTPQGGVLSPLLANIALHGLEELVMNLAPSFDMKRKDGTQMSVRDKIKSVTLIRYADDFVVLHENLGVILLIKKEIEGWLQNIGLELKALLVFVC
- a CDS encoding ISL3 family transposase → MWINFDQLLDLPNVTVVNYQKIAQTIFLKLALLNETIECPNCHQTLDRINQTEYNLVRDLSILGNPVYLEVPRRQFHCQKCQKYISERLSFMRLRQHHTIRYESMIYERVKNCSIEEISREEGLGWSEVELIFNHCAKELEKEEWEAPERISLDEFSNLKGHKDFITTVVDMDKKILLDVIKGHKQEELMEALKAQPDAVREKVKEVSVDMWSGFTAVIKELFPNAKIIYDRFHVMAIINDELNKLRKLMGVHEKGLPHLLWKNKEDLKDEQKQQLEVILKEHPCLGIAWEMKEEIRQIYQSSRTFRGAERKLEKWIRIGGILYESSARMIQKHLPGICNYFENQTTNGLIEGMNTKIKLIKRMSYGFTNFEHLRLKLFACFNS
- a CDS encoding type IV pilin-like G/H family protein, with the translated sequence MRKPNRHFSLAFLFSSLALLATGNLTLSQTGNSIAQDQNAALQAVAKMTEGQRTYYQNNGNFRAQVDNVQEDFGVTLPKTFDYAIRTTSEAAYSYVIPARSTVSNQLKAYVGAAFITPNQDPKITTIICQNTNPGQTRPADPQLVRGNQFNNPGKLTLQCGDFSVQVPASEVNE
- a CDS encoding transposase, translating into MKTENRIFSQVYSYLEQGSRFVDKRHLTVLSWMVTALLSSQSLNQARWEPFVQSRAEQANSYQRRWNRFCQNGRVAVEKIYIPLILKAIETWKEKGERLYLAIDTTLLWNQYCFVYLAVVCGGRAVPLMWMGLEHGSASLAFEKYEPLLDRAKGYLQGFENVMLLADRGFANQQLIQWLRKNTWHWCLRLPCDTLIYGVRRRGFGYEVRELYPPKRQACFDRNVQVWQEARITAHLALASVPGVKDNWAILSDEPPTLDTFWQYGLRFPIEHLFQGQ
- a CDS encoding group II intron maturase-specific domain-containing protein; protein product: MNTSKGVNQAELIKRLNPVIRGWCNYFSTVVSQKIFERLTHILGHKLIKWGIKRHRNKGRKWISKRHFHTIGGNNWAFTTREENNPLRLYEHRETEIRRYVKVKGNASPYDGNLVYWSSRMGTHPEMPTEISKLLKKQKGKCTHCGHFLRDGDLMEIDHITPKSLGGNNSYNNLQLLHRHCHDEKTANDGSLGNKSDCNSVKPEPPIPDNYIWVKDMLVMT
- a CDS encoding DUF2092 domain-containing protein: MNFLPKILLLGLISSSGLGIVSPVSAETPPKIEPKALAILKQMSDRLSAARSLAFTATITYESPSRIGPPLVYTTIADVTLERPNKLRVISPGDGQANQFYYDGKTITAYLPTENLVAVTKAPNNLDAALKLAYDAAAIYFPFTDIIVADPYQDIAPGLTYAFLIGQSQVVGGTTTKMIAIANNKIFAQLWIGVEDKLPRMIRAVYRDDPARLRHQVAFDNWQLDIPNAPNTFTFTNSNQAKPIPFARPEPPALAPSPQP